The DNA region CGTCCACGGGTGATCAGGTTCCGAACCCCATCGCGGCAGGGACCTACGAGGGACAGGAACTCGAGGCGGGCCAGTCGGTCACCTACGATGCGAAACTCTCCGAAGGCGAGTACTTCGCGGCTGTTGCACTATTTGAATCCGGGACGGACCTCCGAGTAACGATTCGTGACCGGAGCGGGACGGTAGTCGGCGAGACGTTCAGTGACACGGGTTTCGAAGTCGCCGAACTTCCGTCGGTGGACGAGGGCGGCACCTATACCGTCGAAATCGCGAACGAAGGCTCCACGGCGGCGACGTTTACCCTCGACGTCTACCACGACAGCGGCTCCGAGACTGGCTCTGAGCCGTCGACCGACGACGTGCCTGACCCACTCGAGGAAGGGACCTACGAAGGACAGGAACTCGAGGCGGGCCAGTCGGTCACCTACGAAGCCGAACTCACCGAGAACGATTTCTTCTCGGTTTTGGCGGACTTCGATTCGGACGCCGACATTGCCGTGACGATCCGTGACCCGAGCGGATCGGCGGTCGGTGAATCGTTCCCGCACGACGATTTCTACGCGGCGGACCTCACTAGCGCACCTACCGACGGAACGTACACGGTCGAGATCGAAAATCGAGGCGAGACGGCAGTCACGTTCGTTCTCGACGTCTACTACGACGGGTTCGAATCCGATCCGTCCAGAGCGCAAGTTCCGGATCCGCTCGAGAACGGCTATTTCCCTGGTCTCGAACTCGAGGAGGGCGAGACGGCCACCTACGATGCCGAACTGGAAACCGGCGACCTCTTCACCGTGAGTGCGCTTTCCGGCACCGACCTCGAGGTGACGGTCACCGACCCGTCCGGGTCCGCCGTAGGGACCGACGTCCGAGACGGAGACTACCGGGCCGTCAACGTGGTCGGCGCACCCACCGACGGGACGTACACGGTCGCGGTCGAAAACCGCGGCGAGACGGCGACCGAAACCGACCTCAGCGTCCTGTACGAACCGACCCCGGCCGTCCTCGAGAACGGATCGTTCGAAGGAACGGTCGACGGGATGGACTTCGACATTTCCATGATCGATCTGAACGCGGGCGACGACCTCTCGGTGACGATCACGTCCGACGACGCGGCCGGCCTCGACGTAACGCTCTTCGACTCGGCGACCGAAGAACTCGCCACCGGCGAACACGGAGACGGCACCGTTTCCCTCGACTTATCCGATGTCGAATCAAGCGACACTCATCTGCTGCAGGTGTACAACGCCGGCACGTCCGAGGTCGACTACGAACTCGAGGTTTCACACTCCGGACAGGCCAACGCGACGGAGAAAGCGGAAGTGGAAGGCGAGGAAGCACGTGACAGCGGAGAGGAGACGAACGAGAGCGAGTCGAACGAGAGCGAGTCGAACGAGAGCGAGTCGAACGAGAGCGAAACGACCGAAAACGCTGACGGCGATGGGGACGAATCCGATGCGACCCGCCAACCTGGCGACGAAATGCCGGGGATGACCGCCTCCGGCGCGTCCCTCGCCCTTCTGGTCGTCTCGTCGCTGCTACTCGGACGAACCCGTGTCGACGACGACGCCTGAACGACTCTTGAGACTGGCGTACGGAATTCTCCGCGCCGCCGAGTGGCGATAGGCCGCGCTGTGGCCGTAACTCGAGACCGCGAAACGCCCTCAGATCTCTCGAAGGGGTTCGATAAAGCGCTCTCGAGGCGTTTCTCCCGGAGGGAAAAGGGGATGCTTAAGTGCCTTCGTCGGATAGCCATCGCCATGGCAAACGGCAAATACGCCGCGCGCAAACTCAAGAAGGACCGCCAGAACCAGCGGTGGTCCGACTCTGACTACGCGCGCCGAGCACGCGGCCTGCGCGAGAAATCGGACCCGCTCGAGGGTGCGCCCCAGGCCCGCGGTATCGTCCTCGAAAAGGTCGGCATCGAAGCGAAACAGCCCAACTCGGCCATCCGGAAGTGTGTCCGTGTCCAGCTGATCAAGAACGGCAAGCAGGTCACGGCGTTCTGTCCTGGCGACGGGGCGATCTCGTTCATCGACGAACACGACGAGGTCACCATCGCCGGTATCGGTGGCGCGAAGGGTCGTGCCATGGGTGACCTTTCCGGCGTCAACTACAAGGTCGACAAGGTCAACGGTGTCGCCATGCTCGAACTGGTTCGCGGCAACGCGGAGAAACCGGTGCGATAACATGAGCGAGCAGGAACAACCCGAACCCGACGCGCCCGCTGGCGGCAGCGACCTCACTGCCAAGCTCTTTGGCACGTGGGACGTCTCCGAGATCGCCTACAACGACCCCTCGACCGAGCGCTACCTGTCGGTGACGCCCATCGCACACACGGCGGGTCGCCACGCGAGCAAGCAGTTCAAGAAGTCCGAACTCTCCGTCGTCGAGCGACTGGCCAACCGCCTGATGCAGACCGAGGAGAACACGGGCAAGAAACAGCAGACGCTGAAGATCGTTCGCGACGCGTTCGAGATCGTCAACGACCGCACCGAGGAGAACCCCGTCCAGGTCCTCGTCACCGCCGTCGAGAACGCAGCGCCGCGCGAGGAGACCGTCCGCCTCAAGTACGGCGGTATCTCGGTCCCCAAGGCCGTCGACGTCGCGCCCCAGCGCCGCGTCGACCAGGCCCTGAAGTTCATCGCCGAGGGCGCTCACAGCGCCTCGTTCAAGTCGCCGACGTCAGCTTCGGAAGCGCTCGCCAGCCAGCTCATCGGGGCGTCGAACTACGACGTGCAGACGTACGCGATCAATCAGAAAGAAGAGAAAGAACGCGTTGCGGCTGCTGCGAGATAACTGCGTTTCGCTTTCGCTTTTTCCGGTTTCGATCCGATTTCGGTTACCAACTGGTGATCGCTACCTACCGACTACTGACTGTCGAACCCGAGTCACCTCTCACGTCGAGCCAGCATCCTTCGAGCACGCTCGACGTTCGTTACCGTCATCCTCAAGTGCGGCCGCGAGAGTGACGTTGCTGGCCTAGACTGCATACGCTGAACGAGCCAGCCGCGACGGATAGCAACCTTCTCCGACCAGTTTGCTTGCACTTGCCTGCAAGGCGAGTCAGATTTATAGTCCTTGCACGTGGATTCTAAATACTAACTGTGTTGTCTATTACGTCACCTCGCGTCTTCGCCGTTCACCACGACATTTCTCAGGTCGTATCGGATGCTGACGCTCTCTCCGCGGTGTACGACGTTCGCCGCATCGACTTCGACCGATCAATCCTTGATCAGCTAGAGGCAGGCGACGACGTCATCCTCGTCGACTGGGAACTCGAGAGTCCGGACCCCAGAGGGGTTCTCGATGCGCTCAGCCAGAACGCGCCATCGACGCCTATTCTCGCAGTCGCGAGCGACGTCCCGACGGACGACCCCATCGACCGCGGCGCCGACGAGTATCTGGTGACGCCCGTCTCGGTCGAGAAACTGCGGTCGACGATCGACCGACTGGTTCTCCAGCACGCCTACGAGGAGGCGATGAGCGAGTACTTTCGACTCGCGACGGAGCGGGCGCTGCTCGAGAACGAACGCGAGGCGGGTGTCGACGTCGACGAGCGGCACGAGCAGGTACTGGCTGACTTAGACGAGTGGCGAGAGCGGGCGGATTCGATCAGAGGTGAGTTCTCGCGCGAGGGGTTCGACCGGGCGCTTCGTCGGTTACTCAGCGAATAACGATTATTCACCCCCGATTTTCTGGCTACCTCGTCGCAGTCCCCTTTTTCTATATCAGATCGATGTTTAACTATTTATACTATCAGATTTTCCCATGTATTCTGTGTTTGATTTCTTAAAATAAATTCATTACGTGTCGGTACCATGGATTGGATGTACTATGACGGAACTTAGCGACTACCTGAAGAACCACCCACGAATGATCGGCGTCCTGTTCACGGCAATGCTGTTGCTGTCCCAGGCGGGGACGGCCGTTGCTGGAAGCGGAACCTCGTACCACGGACCTTAATTCTTACAAATCGTTTACGCTGAGGTCGTTGCTCCAACAAAGTTTATTGTTAGTGATTACTGGCATTTCCTCTAGTTGAAGGTACTGACTCATCTCTTCTATCGTAATAGTAAACGGACCTATCATTCCTGGCATTAGGAAATAATCTTTAACTTGTTCAAGATATGGTGAGAAAATACTTCCTTTTCTTGAAACTGATGCAACATATGTTTCAAGACTAATATCATATCTACACCCATTTTTTTCCAAATGGCATACGTTTACATATCCTGTCTCAGATTGGGCAATCGTCGTTGTGCCATCTCCGACCAGTCGATACTGCTGTCCGACGAGACTCTTTTTTCGAGCGAGTTCGAGTGCCGCGTGAAGCGGATAGCCGCGATTGAGGAGTCGAGCAATTGCAGATCCAACGTTGATTGCACCACTATTAATCACGTCACCGAGCGTGACGATTCCGCCGATACTCCCTGCTTCGACGAGGTGCAGCCCCTGGTCGTGTGACTGGCAGGCGTTGAGCAAAAACGCTTTAGCACCGACGTGCTCAACCGCCGTTCCCGGTAACTTTCCGTCTGCACACTGAAATCCCCCTTCGTCGATATGTCCGATGTAATGGAGAAAGTCGCTGTCTCTAGAGAGTACTTCTTCGAGTTCGCCGCTCGTGAGATCGTAATACTCGGTGACCTGAAACGGGAGCTCCTCCCGGTCTCCGTAGATTCCATTTACTTCTTCCAGTTCCTTCCGCATCTCCGAATCATTACAGATGACTTCAATCTCGATGGGATCATCTCGTGGCTCCCGACCAATGTTGTGCTGAAATGCCGATAACGGAGTAGTGCTAGTGATCTGTGCAGACCTGTCGTGTCTCCACACCTGTTCGATAGTTGCTAACGCTTGTTGGTCGACGTGCTTCGAACTGGATGTGTGTTCTCGTCCTCGACTGGTGTCAGCGCTTCGGACAAAATCTCCTCTCGTGAATGATTTGATCGCCTCGATTTGCTCCTGTGGCTGGTTGACATCGTTTTGCTCGTTGTCTTTCACTCGGATGGCTGCGAGGCTATCGGAAATGAATGGAAGGAATTCGACCGAGTCGGCAGTCGGGTCGAGGTGTGCCTCGAGTCGCCACTCGGGGATGTGCGGTTCGAGTATCGAAAATGGCACGCCTAGATATGCCTCGAGTTGCTCAGCGAGTGGTTCATCGTATATATCGGCAAGATCGAACTCGAGTGTGGGTTCGACTGCCTTCCGTTCATGAAGCGGAACCGGAGTCGTTCCCTCCGTTCGAACGATACAATCCAGGAAGAACACCTGCTTCAGGACGCGTTCGACGGTCGCTTCGAATCCTGGATTGCGGTCGAGCGAGTATGAAAAACCAGATTTAGTTCGCAACCGCGGCGCTGACCCGGACGTTATCGATGCCCCGAGGTAGTAGGCGAGAGGTGTCACGATGAAGATGTTTCGGAGTTTCGGTGGCACTTCGATCAGGACGCCAGTATCCGGCTGCTCGAACTGTTCTGGAACGCGAAGTTCGTCGCCGAGTTGAAGTGCAGGCGGGTGTCCCCGAAGCGTCGGATACGAACGTTCGGGAGACTGTGTTTTTAGGGCTGAGCCAAACATCGATACCGCCGCCATCACGTCCGCTGGATCGCTGGTCGTCGTAATTGTCCCCGCAGGGCGCGTGTGATACGACCGGACGCCGACGTGGACCTCCGTCGAATCGTTCAGTGATATGTGCGTTCGATCGGAGTCGAAGTAGACGTGTATCGAACTATCGACGTTGATATACATCTTGAACGGTGTGGACAGTTCGAGCGTATAGGTACCCTCGTCGAGGAACGTCTGTGTTGTCGGCCCGTCGTCGTCGATCATTGCTCCCGTTTCGTCACGAATGTGGGGAAAGTCGTTCGTCGGAAGCGTGATCACATCTGCCTGAAATCTAACGGCTGCATCGACGGGGTATCGAATACAATCGGCGCTAACCGGCTTCGGCGACACCGACTCGTGGGTCGTTAATCGGTAGCGATGTCGCTCTATCCGATCGATAATCTCGAGCCCGCCATCGACTGCTTCGAATGTCGGCTTCATCTCAGTAGTCTCTGAAGTCGACCCCGTTCAGACTGGGACACCTGACCGGCGCCTTGATGCACCCCACTCACTGGGTCATCGGTACCCAGCCGGTGGAGAGGTCGCTCTCTGTGAGCGACCATCGCTCCTGGGCGACGCCGTTCCGTTCTCGAAGTTCGACGACGACATCGAACAGGGGGGTGATGATCGAGACGGTGCTCGCATCGTGTTCGATGGGGAGCTGGTAGTGGGCGATGCCGCCGGCCGCTCGAGTTCGTCCGTTGAGCAAGTGCAAACACTGGAACACGGCTTCCCTGCCGTACTCCTCGAGGAACGGCACGAGCGAGTCGACGCCGACGCGAAGCACGCCGGGTTCGAGGTCGCCGTCGCGTTCGAATCGTTCGATGGCGCTCGAGACGGCGACGCCGACGTCGCCGAGGGTTTCGGCGGTCGTCATCGGTGTCTCGGTGCCTGGTGTCGGAGGTGCTGATGGAGTCGCTCCCCCCGTCGTCTCTGCCGTCTCCGTCGTTTCCGTCGTTTCCGCCGCCTCCGCCGAGACGCTACGGGTCGTTCCCTGGTAACTGACGATTTCGACGGTCCCGGAACCTGCGTCGTCGACCAGACGCTCGATGTCAAACTCCGTGCCGGGCGTCGAAATCACGATGCGCTTTCGGTCTTCCTCGGGAGCCGTCCCGAGCAACCGGCGAGCGATTACCTGTCGCTGGTCGGCCGCTACGACACCGGTCACGAGGACGTTCGCCCCTCGTCGTTTCAACCGGGACAGTTCGTCGGCGAATGCGTGCTCCGTCGTCCCATCACGACAATCCTTCCCCGAAAGCATCAGTAGTATGTTCCGCACCTATGAAGTATCGAACATTAAACGTTTGGGTCGAGACGACATACCTCGAGCGGGAGGGACGACTAATTGGCAGTGTTCGGCAGTCGTTCAATCCGCCGCTCGAGTCCCCTCGCCGACGTACGATCGGGTGGTCTCGACGAGCACCTGTCGGTAGGTGCTCGGGTCGGGATCCTGGCTGAGTTCTCGGAATCGCCGTCGGAACGCTTCGAAGTCGATCTGGGGGGCGTCCATCGCCGCCGCGTGGGCGAGGTCGTACAGGCGGTGGTCGGCGTCGAGCAGGTCGTGTCGCTCGGCGAGTGCGAGCGCGAAGGCCGCGTTGACGGCGGTAATATCGGGATCGGCGGCGGGGGAGAGTCGTTCGACGCCAGGGCTCGAACCCGGCGGCGTCTCCGGCCGATCACGGAGGGCGGTCGCGAGCGAGGACTCGAGGAACGCCAGCAGCTTTTCTCCGGGGCCGACCGAGAGCGTGATGTCGTCGGCGTAGATGTCCTTCATGTGGTTGGCGATCTGGTAGCAGTGTGAGAGCTTGTACTGCTCGACGCGTTGTCCGGCCAGTGCGAGGTAGAGGACCTCTTCCGTCGACTGGACGTGAGAGGGGTGGTCCTGCTCGTGGCGGGCCATGTGGGCGAACTCGTGGAGCGCGAGTTCGCGCGCCATCGCCGAGGATGCGGCCTGTCTCGAGATGTTGAGCACGTGCCGGTCGTCCTGATGAGCGGCCCAGGTTCGCTCGTCGGGGTCGTCACGTAGGTGGACGTAGACGGGGAGTGAGAGGTCACACTCGGTTTCGAACAGGTCCTGGGCGCTGAGAAACGGGGCGGCAGGTCCCGGTCCCTGTATGCGCAAATCCATGTGTGTCCATAACAGGGGTCGGGCGCCTATGGCTCTTACGCCGGTGTTCATCGGCTGTGGATCGAGCACCGGTCGTTGGATGCGTGCTATTATCTCACGTAAACTGGTCAATTCGAGTCTCGAGGCGCTCTCCGGGCCCGTTCCCGCCGAGACGAAACAGCACCCTTTTGACCCCGCTACCGGTACAGGTGGGTATATGGGCCGACGCAAAAAGATCGTCCAAGAGTGTGAACGGCTGATGGACGAACCGGAGAACATCCGGAACATCGCCATCGCCGCTCACGTCGACCACGGAAAAACAACGCTCTCCGACAACCTCCTTGCGGGCGCCGGTATGATCTCTGATGAGACCGCTGGCCAGCAGCTCGCGATGGACACGGAGGAAGACGAGCAGGAACGTGGGATCACCATCGACGCAGCAAACGTCTCGATGACCCACGAATACGAGGACACCAACCACCTCATCAACCTCATCGACACGCCGGGACACGTCGACTTCGGTGGCGACGTCACCCGGGCGATGCGTGCCGTCGACGGTGCGCTCGTCGTCGTCGACGCCGTCGAGGGTGCCATGCCACAGACCGAAACGGTCCTGCGGCAGGCACTCCGCGAGGGCGTCAAGCCCGCGCTGTTCATCAACAAGGTCGACCGCCTGATCTCCGAACTGCAGGAAGGTCCCCAGGAGATGCAAGAGCGTCTCCTCTCGGTCATCCAGGACGTCAACGACCTCATCCGCGGCATGACCGAGGAGATGGACGACGTCGACGACTGGTCGGTCAGCGTCGAGGAAGG from Natronosalvus rutilus includes:
- a CDS encoding 30S ribosomal protein S12, with the protein product MANGKYAARKLKKDRQNQRWSDSDYARRARGLREKSDPLEGAPQARGIVLEKVGIEAKQPNSAIRKCVRVQLIKNGKQVTAFCPGDGAISFIDEHDEVTIAGIGGAKGRAMGDLSGVNYKVDKVNGVAMLELVRGNAEKPVR
- a CDS encoding 30S ribosomal protein S7; the encoded protein is MSEQEQPEPDAPAGGSDLTAKLFGTWDVSEIAYNDPSTERYLSVTPIAHTAGRHASKQFKKSELSVVERLANRLMQTEENTGKKQQTLKIVRDAFEIVNDRTEENPVQVLVTAVENAAPREETVRLKYGGISVPKAVDVAPQRRVDQALKFIAEGAHSASFKSPTSASEALASQLIGASNYDVQTYAINQKEEKERVAAAAR
- a CDS encoding HalX domain-containing protein, with amino-acid sequence MYDVRRIDFDRSILDQLEAGDDVILVDWELESPDPRGVLDALSQNAPSTPILAVASDVPTDDPIDRGADEYLVTPVSVEKLRSTIDRLVLQHAYEEAMSEYFRLATERALLENEREAGVDVDERHEQVLADLDEWRERADSIRGEFSREGFDRALRRLLSE
- a CDS encoding DUF7503 family protein; this translates as MTELSDYLKNHPRMIGVLFTAMLLLSQAGTAVAGSGTSYHGP
- a CDS encoding DUF7504 family protein — its product is MLSGKDCRDGTTEHAFADELSRLKRRGANVLVTGVVAADQRQVIARRLLGTAPEEDRKRIVISTPGTEFDIERLVDDAGSGTVEIVSYQGTTRSVSAEAAETTETTETAETTGGATPSAPPTPGTETPMTTAETLGDVGVAVSSAIERFERDGDLEPGVLRVGVDSLVPFLEEYGREAVFQCLHLLNGRTRAAGGIAHYQLPIEHDASTVSIITPLFDVVVELRERNGVAQERWSLTESDLSTGWVPMTQ
- a CDS encoding DUF5781 family protein, whose product is MDLRIQGPGPAAPFLSAQDLFETECDLSLPVYVHLRDDPDERTWAAHQDDRHVLNISRQAASSAMARELALHEFAHMARHEQDHPSHVQSTEEVLYLALAGQRVEQYKLSHCYQIANHMKDIYADDITLSVGPGEKLLAFLESSLATALRDRPETPPGSSPGVERLSPAADPDITAVNAAFALALAERHDLLDADHRLYDLAHAAAMDAPQIDFEAFRRRFRELSQDPDPSTYRQVLVETTRSYVGEGTRAAD